ACCAGCGCCGCGCGCCGGCCCGTGCGCCCCACCAGCCACGCCACCGCCGGCACCAGCAGCAGCAACCATAACAGTTGGGGATGCGCAAAGGTCATGACCGGCACGCAGGCGCGGCGGGCGGGGCCTCCGCCGCCGGCACGGTTTCCACCAGCGAAGTTTCATCCACCAGGCGCAGCGCCGCGGCATGCAACCGGCGCAGCGCCTCCTCCGTCGGCTCGAAGCGGGCGAACTTGATCAGATCGCACTCCGTCAGAAAATCGGCCAGCAGCTCCTTGTGGCGCGGCTGCAACAGCAGGGTGCGCTGCAAATCCTGGAGAAACTCCTCCGTGGTCCGCTCCGGGGCGGGCAGATGAAAGCGGCGCTCCAGATACCAGCGCAGGGCGGCGGACACGGCCACGGTGAAGCGCTCCGGATCTCCCAGAAGCTGCCAGGCCGCCTCGAGCCGCCGGCGGGCCTCCACGTGCGGCGGCAGCGGCGGGGCGGCGGCCGCGGGCGGGGCCAGGCGCCGCTTCTGCCACCACCGCCACAGCCCCCACGCCAGCGCCGCCAGCAGCAGGCACGCCGCCACCCACCCCAGCCAGGCCCAGCCGGACGGGATGTCCACCGGCGGTTTGAGCGGCCGCAGCTCCTCCACGGCGTTGGTCACGGCCGCCGGCGCAGAAGGTTGAGGCATGGGCAAACCCGCCGCCATAAACGCTCATCCGCGCAGCCGCCGTTTTTCGCGCGTGGCGAAGAAACGGCCCAGCGCGGCCTCGTACGGTTGATCCGTGCGCACCTGCAGGGCATCGGTGCGGGCAAGCCGGAAGGTTTGCTCGAGCTGCGCCTGCTGCTGGCGGCGCTGCTGCTGCCAGGCGGCGCGCCAGGCCTCGTGGCCGGTGTCCACCACCGCCTGCTCGCCGGTTTCGGCGTCCTGCAACACCAGCCGGCCCACATCGGGCAGCGTGAATTCGTGGGGATCGGTGATCTGCACGCACACCACATCATGCCGCCGGCGGGCCTGCCGCAGGGCGGACAGCCAGGGCGGGGACGGCAGGGGCGCCCGGCGCGCCCAGCGCGGCGTGTTGTCCAGAAAATCCGACAGCACCACCACAATCGCCCGGCGGGGAAGGACCCGGTTGAGAAAGTCCAAAGCCCCGGCCAGATCGGTCTGCGCCTGCTGCGGCGCGTAAAACAAAATCTCGCGGATGACCCGCAGCACGTGGCGGCGGCCCTTGCGCGGCGGGATGAACTTTTCCACCTGCCGCGTGAACAACGCCAGCCCCACCTTGTCGTTGTTGCGGATGGCCGAGAAGGCCAGCACCGACGCAATCTCCGCCGCCAGCTCGCGCTTGGACGGCCCGGCGGAGCCAAAGCGCCCGCTGCCGCTGGCGTCCACCAGCAGCATGACGGTCAGCTCGCGCTCCTCCACAAATTTCTTGATGAAGGGATGATTCATCCGGGCGGTGACATTCCAGTCAATCGCGCGCACCTCATCGCCGGGCTGGTACTCGCGCACCTCGTCAAAGTTCATGCCCTGCCCCTTGAAGACGCTGTGATACTGCCCCCCCAGCGTCTCGGTCACGAGCCGGTTGGTGCGGATTTCAATCTGCCGGATTTTTTTGAGAATTTCCGGGGGGATCATAGGCCGGGGCGCCCGCCCCGCCCGCGCCTCACGGCACGGGCAGTTCGTCAAAAATCTTTTGAATGATGGTTTCGCTGGTCTTGTCCTCCGCCTCGGCCTCGTAGGTCACCGTCACCCGATGGCGCAGCACATCCATGCCAATGGTTTTGACATCCTGCGGCGTCACGTAGCCGCGGCCCTTGAGGAAGGCGTGGGCCTTGGCGCCCAGGGTCAGCGCGATGGTGGCGCGCGGGGAGGCGCCCAGTTGGATCATGCCTTGCAACGGCAGCTTGTAGGCCGCCGGATCGCGCGTGGCGCACACCAGATCCACAATGTAATCCTTCACCTTCTCATCCACATAAATCTCATTGAGCACCTCCCGGGCCGCCAGAATCTGCTGCGGCGTGACCACCGGCCGCGCCGCCGGCAGCCCGCTGGTGCGGGCCATCAAATCCAGAATCTGCCGCTCCTCTGCCCGCGAGGGATAACCAATCTTGAGCTTGAGCATGAAGCGGTCCACCTGCGCCTCGGGCAGGGGGTAGGTGCCCTCCTGCTCGATCGGGTTCTGCGTGGCCAGCACCAGAAACGGCTCCTCCAGGCGGAAGGTCTGCTCGCCAATCGTCACCTGCTTCTCCTGCATGGCCTCCAGCAGCGCGCTCTGCACCTTGGCCGGCGCGCGGTTGATTTCATCGGCCAGCACCAGATGCGCAAACACCGGCCCGCGGCGCGTGGTGAAGCCCCCCGTCTGCGGATTGTAAATCTGCGTGCCAATCACATCGGCGGGCAGCATGTCCGGCGTGAACTGCAGCCGCGCAAACTTGACGTTGAGGCAGGCGGCCAGGGTCTTGACCGAAAGCGTCTTGGCCAGGCCGGGCACGCCCTCCAGCAACACATGGCCGTTGGCCAGCAGCCCGATGATCAGGCGCTCGACCAGATACGACTGGCCGACAATGACCCTGCCCATTTCCTCCAGCAGCGGGCGCACAAACGCCGAGGCCCGCGCCACTTCCTGATTGATCGCCGTTAATGCCGTGCTCATGCCTTGATGCACTGTATCCTGCCCCATAGACAGCGTGGGGGCAATAATGTTCATTTTCCGCCCGATTCACGCCGCCGCGCCGGGACGCCTGTTAACGTTTGGCGCAAGGGAATGGGCTGCGCTGCCGGAGCGTGGGCAGCGGGAGATGACCAAGTCTCAGCCGCTGAAGGCGCGCTTATTTCTTGGGCGGGGGATTCCCGGCTTTGGCCGCCGCGGCGGGACGCGCCGGGGGAGCGGGACGCCCGATCACGGCCACCAGCAATTCCTGCGCGGGCACCAGATGCCGATAATAAAAGGCCTGCATCATGTCCTCGGCCGGCACGGCCGTGCGCACCACCTCCTGCCCGTCCACCACGGCCCGCCCCTCCAGGGTGAGGCGCAGGAGGTTGGTCTCCGGCGCGGGCGGAGCGGTGAGATTCAACCGCGCCACATTCGTGCCCGCCGGCACCCGCCCCCCGCCGAGCACGAAGCCCCTGGGCGCGTCTTTGAGCACCACCTTGATTTCATTGGTGAATCCATCCTTGCGCAGGGCGTGGACGGTCACCGGCACACTGGCCCCGGGACGCACATTCAGGCTGGACGGCACCACCCGCAGCTCGAAGTCCGGCCGCGGCGCGCTCAAGCGCAGGCGATAGGCGTATTCCGGCCCGCCCTGATTTTGCGTGTCGCTCAGGTGGACGAAATAACGGCCCGCCGCCGGCAGCTTGAACAGGACATACGCATCGGCGTGATGCGTGTTCAGGCCGCTGGCCTTGTCCTCGTGATCATCGTTCAAGGCCACCGTCCGTCCCTGGGCATCCGTGACGCGCAGCAACGCATCGAGCGGGGAATTCAGCCGGCGGGCCATGACCTCGGCCACCACCGTTTCGCCCGCCCGGCCTTCCCACACGAACACATCCACATCGCCCGGGCGGTCAATCCGGCCGTTGAGCACCACCGGCAGCTCCACCGGCTGCGCCGTGCGCACCACGTTGTTGGCCTCGGTTTCCTCCCGCTCGGGCAGGGTGTCGGCGGCAAACGGCACGGGGGGCGACTCCCCCTTGTCGCCGCGCACCTGCAGCCATTGGATGCCCGCCGCAGTGGGGGTGATGTCCAGCGTGGTTTGCGTCAAATTCCAGCCCTTCAGCTCCACCCTGGTGGTTTGCCCCACCGGCCCGCCCAGGGGGTAAATGCTGGTGATGAACGGCACGGCCCCGGCGGTGATGCGATACACAAAATCCTCGCGCCCGCGATACAGGGCGTCCTTGATTTCCAGGACATACTCGCCGTCGGCCGGCAGCTCGTAGTACAGCACGGGATCCGGGTTGTGCCGGAAATCATCCACATATTGCAGCTCCCGCCCGCGGCTGTCGTACAGGCCAATGGTGGCTTGAAACCAGCCCGGCACGGCGTCCGCCACATACGGGATGAGCTGCCGTGCCTGCACCTGCACCACCAGCCGCTCGCCGCGGCGGCCTTTGAAGCGATACCGGTCCACGTCGCCCGGCAAGATCTGGCCATTGATCACCACCGGCAGCGCCACGCTGGCGCCCAGCTCGGTGGCGTTGGGCCGCGGCTCCACCTCCACATGCTCCGGCAGCTCGCCCACATAAAACGCGACGGGATTGGACAACCCCGCCGCCGTGCGCATCCGCAGCTCGCGGCGGCCCGGCTGGGCATCCGGGGCCAGGGTCAGGCGCAGGGCGACATCCTCCGCCAACTGCGGGTTGGGCGGGCGCTGGTTTTTGGGGTTGGCCAGTTTGCGCCGGATCTCATTCATCTCCCGCTCCAGCGCGGCGCGATCCAGGCGCTCGATGAGGTTGGTGTTCAGCTCGCTGACGAAGCTGACCACCGGATTGGTTTTGGGCGTGCTGGCCAGGGCCTGCTGCATGTTGCGCAGGCGATCCCGCAGCAGCGTCAACTGGCGGCCGTTCAGCGGCTTGATGTGCTCCACCACCACCCCCTCCACCCCGCCGCCCGTCACCACGGCGTTGGTGATGCCGTCCAGATATTGCCCGCTCAAGACCGCCTGAAAAGTGGTCCCCGGCCGCCCGCCGGCGGGGTACAGGTAACCGATATAAGGATTGCGCTGCGCCGCCAGCGGCGCCGCCGCGGCCCACCCCATCACCGCCGCCAGCGCGGCCATGAGTCGCCCAACGTGCATCCCCGCCATGAATTAAATGATCTCCCGCAACAAACCCGCCGACTTCAGCCCTTCCTCGCCCACCGGCATCACCCGGGCCGGCTTGCCCTGCGGATGGGGCAGCCGGGCCTGCAAATCAATGCCCAGCAGCTCGTACATCGTCCCAATCAAATCCGCCGGATACACCGGCCGCTCCTTCACCTCCTCGCCCCGCTCGCTGGAGGCGCCCAGCACCTGGCCCGGCTTGAAGCCGCCGCCGCTGACCAGGGCCGAGAACACCTTGCCGTAATGCCCGCGCCCGCCATTCCACGGGGCTTCCACGTCCACCTTCGGCGTCCGCCCAAACTCCCCGCAACACCAGACAATGGTGGATTCCAGCAGGCCGCGATCGTGCAAATCCTGCAGCAGCGTGGCCAGCCCCTTGTCCAATTCCGGCAGCTTGCGGCGCATGGCCTGGAAATGCTCCTTGTGGGTGTCCCAGCCTTTCGAGTTGATGGTCACATACGGCACACCGCGCTCCACCAGCCGCCGGGCCACCAGGCACGACTGGCCAAAGGTGTTGCGCCCGTAGCGATCCCGCAGCTCGTCCTTTTCCTCGGACAAATCGAAGACCTTGCCCGCGTCGCCCAGGATCAAGTCATAGGCCATTTTCTCCGCCTCGTTGAGGGCCTTAACCTGCGGATCCGCCGGCGCCAGCCGCCGCAGAGTGTCAATTTCCTGCAACAAATTGCGCCGGTCCTGCTGCCGCTTGTCGGTGATCCCCTGCGCCACCACGCCCTCCACCACAAAGCGCGCCTGCGCCGGATCGCCACCCGTGGCAAAGGGCTTGTATTTGGACCCCAGAAAACCCGCCTCCGAAAAACGCCCCTGCGGCTCGGTCAGCACGATGTAGGGCGGAATCAAACCGCTGTAGCCCGCCTCGTAGCCCTTGAACAGCGCCGTGACCGCCCCCATGCTGGGGTACACGTCCGTGCCGCCGGGGCTGCGGCCGGTCTGCACCCAGTACGCGGCGGTTTCGTGGCCGTTGTTGCCGTGCGTCATGCTGCGGATGAGGGTGTATTTGTCCGCCTGCTTCGCCAGCAACGGCAGCAGCTCGCAAATGCGAATGCCGCTGACATTCGTTTCGATCGGCGACACCAGCGGACCGGCATACGCCGCGCCCGCCTCCGGCTTGGGATCGAAAGTGTCGAGATGACACGGCCCGCCCCACAACCAGATCTGGATGACGGATTTGGCTTTGGGTTTTTTGGCCGGATCGGGCGTGGCCGCCAGCGGACCAAAGCTCAGAAAATCCCCCAGCAGAAAGCTGGCGGCCCCCATCAACCCCACCCGCATCATCGAGCGGCGGGTCAAACGCGGCCCCTGGCCGGCCACCAGCGCGGCATATTCCGGACACCCCAGCGGATCAGCGATGTTCTTCATATCTCAATCTCGGGCGCCTGCACCCGGCCCAACCCGCAGGCCCCCGGCGGTCTCCCGCCAAAGGAAACCGCTGGCTGCCTACTATTGGACGCCTGGAGATGCTTAAACATTACATGAAAGCGCCGCCCAAGGCAAACCCCCTCGCCGGCCGATGGGGTTTGCCGGCGCCTTCGCCGCCGCCCGCTTCACGGCTCCCGGGGCTGGATCAATTCCCAGCTCAAGGGCGTGCCGCGGGGAATGTCGCAGGCCGCGCGGCGGCCCAGGATTTCCTCATAGTGCCGCGGATGCAACCCGTTTGCCGGGCGGAGGGAGCGAACGTTTTGGGGCGTGAACACCTCGCCCGCCCGCATGGCCTCCACCACAAAGAGGGAGCGCCGGAACTGGCGGCTCTTGCTTTCCTGGGGGCTGAGCTCGTAGTTGATGCGGCCCAGGGCCCGCTCGGTTTCGCGAATGGCCTTGACCATCGCCTGGAACTCCGCCGGTTCAAGCGAGAAGGCGGAGTCCGGGCCGGGCAGGGAGCGGGAAAGGATGAAATGTTTTTCAATGATGCAGGCGCCCAGGGCGACGGCGGCCACGGGCGCGGCCAGGCCCAGGGTGTGATCCGAGAGACCCACCGGCACCTGGAAACGGGCGGCCAGATCGGGCAGGGTGCGCAGGTGCATTTCCTCCGGCGGGGCCGGGTAGGCGCTGGTGCATTTGAGCAGGGCCAGCTCGCGGGCGCCGGCCTGGCGCAGCGTGGTGACCGCCTCGGTGATCTCCTCCAAAGTGGCCATGCCGGTGGACGCAATCACCGGCTTGCCGGTGGCGGCCACCTTGCGCAGCAGCGGCAGGTCCACCAGCTCGAAGGAGGCAATCTTGTAGGCGGGGACCTCCAGTTGCTGGAGATAATCCACGGCGGAAAAATCAAAGGGAGTCGAGAAAAAGTGCAGCCCCAGCTCCGCGGCGAGGGCCTGCAGGCGGGGTGTCCATTCCCACGGCATGGCGGCCTGCTGGTACAGCTCGTGCAGGGTGCGGCCGTCCCAGAGGGTGCCGCCCTGGATGCGAAACCAGGGCTGGTCGGAGGCCAGCGTCAGGGTGTCGGCGGTGTAGGTCTGGACCTTCACCGCATCCGCCCCGGCCTCCTTCATGGCGCGAAGGGTCTGGGCGGCCTGTTCAAAACTCCCGCCGTGATTGGCGGAAAGCTCGGCCACAACATAGACCGGGTGCCCCGGCCCGATGGGGCGTCCGGCAATATGCACTTCCTGGCTCATAGGGGGCGTTTCCATTCATAAACCAGCGCGGGCTGGCCGTGCACGTCTTTTTCCGCCCAGGGGAGGAAATCGGCTTTCTCAAAGGCCCGCCGCGAGGCCGCATTGTCCGGCTTGATCCAGGCCTCCACGCGGGCCACCTCCGGATGCTGGCGGCAGAGTTTCCGGCAGGCCGCCCAGATGAGCAGCGGGCCCCAGCCCTGCCCGCGGGTCTCCGCCGCCAGACTGATGGACAGCGTGGCCGTCGCGCCCGCCAGCGCAAAGCGGGCCTGCCCGATCGGCCGCCCGGGGGCCGCCTCCGCCATCCAAAGCACATGGTGCGGATCGGCCAGGCGGGCTTGCAGCCAGGCCAGATGGTGTTCCCACGACACCTTTTCGCTGGAAAAGGAGACCGCCCGCACCGCCGGTTCGTTGAACCATTCAAACAACAGGCGCGCGTCATTGAGCGTGGCCGGGCGCAGCAGAACGTCCTCCTCGCGCAGGTGCAGGCAGACGCGCCCGGCGCCGCGGCCATCCACCAATTGGCGCCCCGCGGCGGACATGGCGCCGCGGCGGGGGGCGTCGGCGGCGAGGGCCTCGAGGGCCTGGGCGATGGCCTCAGGAGTGGCCTCCGCATGCCAGCCCAGATTCAGCGCCGCGCCGGCGGCGGCAAGGGCCTCGCAATTCCGTCGCTGGTTGTCGGCCAGGCAGAGCAGCAGGGCGGGCAGGCCCATGACAGCCAGCTCCCAGACGGTGGTGCCGCCGGCGGCAAGGGCCAGATCCGCCTCCGCCATGAGCCGGGGCATGTCGTCGGCCTGGCGCACGAGTTGATGCGGCAGCCCCTCCACGGCCCGGGCCAGGGCCTCGGCATGGGGATTGGCCGCCCCGGCCAGGATCAGGGCCGTGGGCGCGCGCTCCCCCAGCCGCCGCAGGGCCTCAATGACCCGGGCGGTGACATTGGCGGGATCGCTGCCGCCCAGCGTCACGAGCAACCGGCCGGCGCGCGGGGGAATGGGGCGTGCCCAGGTGTGCCAGCCGGCAAACTCCCGGCGCAACAGCGCAAACCGCGGCCCCAGCAGCAGCTCGGTGGAGGGCGCCAGGTGGGGATACCACGCGGCCGCCGCGCCCAGGTTCTGATTGAGCAACAAGTCCGGAGCAAAACTCTCCGGGGTGCCAAAGTCATCCACCCACAGCACCCGCAGGCCGGCCGCCTGCAGCATGGGGCAAAGCGCGGGCGGCAGATGATAGCCATCCACCACCACCCAATGGGCATCCTGCCGGGCGGCGGTCTGGGCGGTGAGGCGAATGTCCTCCCCTTCCTGGGCGGCGGCGGGCAGCTCCAGCACGGCCACGCCCTGCGCTTCGGCGCGGCGGACCAGGGCGGGAGGCAGCGCGCGGCTGAGCAGCAGCGCGCGGCCGCCGCCGGCCTGCCAGGCCTCGGCCAGGGCCAGGCAGCGCATCACGTGGCCGGTGCCCATGGCCGGAGAAGCATCCGCACGCAACAGCAATGACCGGGGTTTGAGCATCCGGGTTTTTCCGCAGGTTAACCGTGGGTTGACCGTTTCAAATGGGCAGTGGCTTCAGGTTCAGTGCGCGCGGTGTTGCAGGGGCACACCTCACAGCCTCAGGATTGCAGGGCCCGTTTGAGGGCCTCCACCACGCGATCTTGTTGGGCCTCGGTCATGCCATAGTACAGCGGCAGCGTCATGGCTTCCTGGTAATACTCGAGGGCCTGGGGGCAGGGGATGGCATTCAAACTTTTGTAATAAGGTTGCAGGAAGACCGGAATGTAATGCAACTGCACCCCGATGCCCTGGCGGCGCATCTGGCGGAAAACCTCCGCGTGCGGTTTTTTAATCTCCTTGAGGTTCAGGCGGATGATGTACAGATGCCACGAGCTTTCCGCCTCGGGCGCCCGGGCCAGGGGCGTGACGGGCAGACCGCGGAGCAGTTGCTCATAGCGATCAGCCAGCTCGCGGCGGCGGCGCACAAAGGTGTCCAGCTTGTCCATCTGGCTCGCGCCCAGGGCGGCCTGCAGGTCGGTCATGCGATAGTTGTAACCCAGCTCAATCTGCTCGTAGTACCACGGCCCCGGCACGGGATTTTGCAGATGGCGGGGATCGCGCGTGATGCCGTGGCTGCGCAGGCGCAGGAGCTGCTCGTACAAATCCTCCCGGTTGGTGGTGATGACCCCGCCCTCGCCGGTGGTGATGATTTTGACGGGGTGAAAGCTGAACACGGCGAGATCCGAATACTGGCAGCCGCCCACCGGCCGCCCCTGATAACGCCCGCCCAGGGCATGGGCGGCATCCTCCATCACGGCCACATTATAATACCGGGCCAGCGCGTGAATGGCCTGCATGTTGCAGGATTGACCGGCCAGATGCACCGGCACGATGACCCGCACCGGCCATTCCCCCAGCCAGGCGTACGTCAGCTTTTGCTCCAGGTCAAACGGGCACAGGTTGGCCGTGCCGGGCTCAATGTCCACAAACAGCACGTTGGCCCCGCAGTAGCGGGCGCAATTCGCGCTGGCCACAAAGGTGATGGCGCTGGTCAGCACGTAATCCCCCGGCTTGACCCCCAGCGCCAGCGCGCCCAGATGCAGGGCGGCGGTGGCGCTGGACACCGCCACGGCGTGGCGCGCCCCGCAATACTCGGCCACCTTGCGCTCGAAGCGTTCAATCGCCGGCCCCTGCGTCAGATAATCGGAGCGCAGGACGGCCTCCACCGCGGCAATGTCGGCTGCATCAATGAACTGATGCCCGTAGGGAATCTCGATGGGATGCTGTTCGCTCATCAGGCCGCTCTCCGGGTTCACTCGCCGGCCAGGCGCTGCAGCTCAGGCACGGTGAGCCACTGGGTGTTGGTGTCGCTGGCGTAGCGGAAGCCGTCCGGCAGTTTCACGCCGTGCTGCCAGTGGCGCGCCTCGAAGCCCGGCACGTACGGCTGCAACACCACATATTTGTCCGGCAGCTCCACCGCATGGCGGGCCTCGTCCTCGCTCAGCAGCACCTCGTGCAGCTTTTCCCCGGGCCGGATGCCGATGGTCTCCACGGCGCAGCCGGGGGCGATGGCCTGGGCGAGATCG
Above is a genomic segment from Verrucomicrobiia bacterium containing:
- a CDS encoding DUF58 domain-containing protein, which codes for MIPPEILKKIRQIEIRTNRLVTETLGGQYHSVFKGQGMNFDEVREYQPGDEVRAIDWNVTARMNHPFIKKFVEERELTVMLLVDASGSGRFGSAGPSKRELAAEIASVLAFSAIRNNDKVGLALFTRQVEKFIPPRKGRRHVLRVIREILFYAPQQAQTDLAGALDFLNRVLPRRAIVVVLSDFLDNTPRWARRAPLPSPPWLSALRQARRRHDVVCVQITDPHEFTLPDVGRLVLQDAETGEQAVVDTGHEAWRAAWQQQRRQQQAQLEQTFRLARTDALQVRTDQPYEAALGRFFATREKRRLRG
- a CDS encoding MoxR family ATPase translates to MSTALTAINQEVARASAFVRPLLEEMGRVIVGQSYLVERLIIGLLANGHVLLEGVPGLAKTLSVKTLAACLNVKFARLQFTPDMLPADVIGTQIYNPQTGGFTTRRGPVFAHLVLADEINRAPAKVQSALLEAMQEKQVTIGEQTFRLEEPFLVLATQNPIEQEGTYPLPEAQVDRFMLKLKIGYPSRAEERQILDLMARTSGLPAARPVVTPQQILAAREVLNEIYVDEKVKDYIVDLVCATRDPAAYKLPLQGMIQLGASPRATIALTLGAKAHAFLKGRGYVTPQDVKTIGMDVLRHRVTVTYEAEAEDKTSETIIQKIFDELPVP
- a CDS encoding DUF1501 domain-containing protein — encoded protein: MKNIADPLGCPEYAALVAGQGPRLTRRSMMRVGLMGAASFLLGDFLSFGPLAATPDPAKKPKAKSVIQIWLWGGPCHLDTFDPKPEAGAAYAGPLVSPIETNVSGIRICELLPLLAKQADKYTLIRSMTHGNNGHETAAYWVQTGRSPGGTDVYPSMGAVTALFKGYEAGYSGLIPPYIVLTEPQGRFSEAGFLGSKYKPFATGGDPAQARFVVEGVVAQGITDKRQQDRRNLLQEIDTLRRLAPADPQVKALNEAEKMAYDLILGDAGKVFDLSEEKDELRDRYGRNTFGQSCLVARRLVERGVPYVTINSKGWDTHKEHFQAMRRKLPELDKGLATLLQDLHDRGLLESTIVWCCGEFGRTPKVDVEAPWNGGRGHYGKVFSALVSGGGFKPGQVLGASSERGEEVKERPVYPADLIGTMYELLGIDLQARLPHPQGKPARVMPVGEEGLKSAGLLREII
- the pseI gene encoding pseudaminic acid synthase, with the protein product MSQEVHIAGRPIGPGHPVYVVAELSANHGGSFEQAAQTLRAMKEAGADAVKVQTYTADTLTLASDQPWFRIQGGTLWDGRTLHELYQQAAMPWEWTPRLQALAAELGLHFFSTPFDFSAVDYLQQLEVPAYKIASFELVDLPLLRKVAATGKPVIASTGMATLEEITEAVTTLRQAGARELALLKCTSAYPAPPEEMHLRTLPDLAARFQVPVGLSDHTLGLAAPVAAVALGACIIEKHFILSRSLPGPDSAFSLEPAEFQAMVKAIRETERALGRINYELSPQESKSRQFRRSLFVVEAMRAGEVFTPQNVRSLRPANGLHPRHYEEILGRRAACDIPRGTPLSWELIQPREP
- the pseG gene encoding UDP-2,4-diacetamido-2,4,6-trideoxy-beta-L-altropyranose hydrolase, with amino-acid sequence MLKPRSLLLRADASPAMGTGHVMRCLALAEAWQAGGGRALLLSRALPPALVRRAEAQGVAVLELPAAAQEGEDIRLTAQTAARQDAHWVVVDGYHLPPALCPMLQAAGLRVLWVDDFGTPESFAPDLLLNQNLGAAAAWYPHLAPSTELLLGPRFALLRREFAGWHTWARPIPPRAGRLLVTLGGSDPANVTARVIEALRRLGERAPTALILAGAANPHAEALARAVEGLPHQLVRQADDMPRLMAEADLALAAGGTTVWELAVMGLPALLLCLADNQRRNCEALAAAGAALNLGWHAEATPEAIAQALEALAADAPRRGAMSAAGRQLVDGRGAGRVCLHLREEDVLLRPATLNDARLLFEWFNEPAVRAVSFSSEKVSWEHHLAWLQARLADPHHVLWMAEAAPGRPIGQARFALAGATATLSISLAAETRGQGWGPLLIWAACRKLCRQHPEVARVEAWIKPDNAASRRAFEKADFLPWAEKDVHGQPALVYEWKRPL
- the pseC gene encoding UDP-4-amino-4,6-dideoxy-N-acetyl-beta-L-altrosamine transaminase, whose translation is MSEQHPIEIPYGHQFIDAADIAAVEAVLRSDYLTQGPAIERFERKVAEYCGARHAVAVSSATAALHLGALALGVKPGDYVLTSAITFVASANCARYCGANVLFVDIEPGTANLCPFDLEQKLTYAWLGEWPVRVIVPVHLAGQSCNMQAIHALARYYNVAVMEDAAHALGGRYQGRPVGGCQYSDLAVFSFHPVKIITTGEGGVITTNREDLYEQLLRLRSHGITRDPRHLQNPVPGPWYYEQIELGYNYRMTDLQAALGASQMDKLDTFVRRRRELADRYEQLLRGLPVTPLARAPEAESSWHLYIIRLNLKEIKKPHAEVFRQMRRQGIGVQLHYIPVFLQPYYKSLNAIPCPQALEYYQEAMTLPLYYGMTEAQQDRVVEALKRALQS